The proteins below come from a single Kitasatospora sp. NBC_00315 genomic window:
- a CDS encoding PspC domain-containing protein gives MSSLARPRHHRVIAGVCAGIAERFGLTPWTVRVLFLVSCLLPGPQFLVYLALWLVLPQEP, from the coding sequence ATGAGCAGCCTCGCCCGCCCCCGCCACCACCGTGTCATCGCCGGCGTCTGCGCCGGGATCGCCGAGCGCTTCGGCCTCACCCCGTGGACCGTCCGGGTGCTCTTCCTGGTCTCCTGCCTGCTGCCCGGCCCGCAGTTCCTGGTGTACCTGGCGCTGTGGCTGGTGCTGCCGCAGGAGCCGTGA
- a CDS encoding cytidine deaminase: MTAAAEIDWEKLRDVARDAMAHAYAPYSKFPVGAAALVDDGRTVSGCNVENASYGLGLCAECGLVSALHASGGGRLVAFTCVDGAGDLLVPCGRCRQLLYEHGGPELLVDLPSGLRPMSEVLPEAFGPEHL, from the coding sequence GTGACGGCCGCCGCGGAGATCGACTGGGAGAAGCTGCGCGACGTCGCGCGCGACGCCATGGCGCACGCGTACGCCCCGTACAGCAAGTTCCCGGTCGGCGCGGCCGCGCTGGTCGACGACGGACGGACCGTCAGCGGCTGCAACGTGGAGAACGCCTCGTACGGACTCGGCCTCTGCGCCGAGTGCGGCCTGGTCTCCGCGCTGCACGCCTCCGGCGGTGGCCGGCTGGTGGCGTTCACCTGCGTCGACGGCGCCGGTGACCTGCTGGTGCCCTGCGGGCGCTGCCGCCAGCTGCTGTACGAGCACGGCGGCCCCGAGCTGCTGGTGGACCTGCCGTCCGGCCTGCGGCCGATGAGCGAGGTGCTCCCCGAGGCGTTCGGGCCCGAGCACCTGTAG
- a CDS encoding response regulator: protein MPFLLLIEDDDAIRTGLELALTRQGHRVAAAASGEDGLKLFKEQRPDLIVLDVMLPGIDGFEVCRRIRRTDQLPIILLTARSDDIDVVVGLESGADDYVVKPVQPRVLDARIRAVLRRGERESSDSSIYGSVVIDRSAMTVTKDGEDLQLTPTELRLLLELSRRPGQALSRQQLLRLVWEHDYLGDSRLVDACVQRLRAKVEDVPSAPTLIRTVRGVGYRLDPPA from the coding sequence GTGCCTTTCCTCCTTCTGATCGAGGACGACGACGCCATCCGGACCGGCCTCGAACTCGCTCTCACCCGCCAGGGCCACCGTGTGGCCGCCGCCGCCTCGGGCGAGGACGGACTGAAGCTCTTCAAGGAGCAGCGTCCGGACCTGATCGTGCTGGATGTGATGCTGCCCGGCATCGACGGATTCGAGGTGTGCCGCCGGATCCGGCGCACCGACCAGTTGCCGATCATCCTGCTGACCGCGCGCTCGGACGACATCGACGTGGTGGTCGGCCTGGAGTCGGGCGCCGACGACTACGTCGTCAAGCCGGTGCAGCCGCGGGTGCTGGACGCCCGGATCCGGGCCGTGCTGCGCCGCGGCGAGCGGGAGAGCTCCGACTCGTCGATCTACGGATCGGTGGTGATCGACCGTTCGGCGATGACCGTCACCAAGGACGGCGAGGACCTCCAGCTGACGCCGACCGAACTGCGGCTGCTGCTGGAGCTGAGCCGCCGGCCGGGCCAGGCACTGTCGCGCCAGCAACTGCTGCGCCTCGTCTGGGAGCACGACTACCTGGGCGATTCGCGGCTGGTGGACGCCTGCGTCCAGCGGCTGCGGGCGAAGGTGGAGGATGTGCCGTCGGCGCCGACCCTGATCCGTACGGTGCGCGGGGTGGGCTACCGGCTCGACCCGCCCGCGTGA
- a CDS encoding ATP-binding protein gives MTDHQRTRRFATGPWRRLRSLRVRLIAVFAVVALTTAVSASGIAYWLNRDAVLKRAQDTALNDFRVSLTRNVSELPLGATCEELTRLADQVASSGLSYDVLVVDDARPDCVASSEPSLYTLAQVPPALRTAVNKQRELTASNPDAYHLYWQRQNLSGRPFVIGGTKVVPTGPTAYMFKSLENERADLNTLGWSLAIATLLALIGSALLAQAASATVLRPVKRLGEAARQLGEGRLDTRLEVEGADELADLARTFNRTAQSLHEQVEELSAREAQSRRFVADMSHELRTPLTAMTAVTDILEDEAESLDPMIEPAVRLVVSETRRLSDLVENLMEVTRFDAGTARLVADEVDIADLIMSCIDGRAWYDAVELDAPRGVRAVVDPRRLDVVFANLIGNALKHGGSPVRVKVRERGENVVVEVSDSGPGIPEDVLPHVFDRFYKADKGRARSEGSGLGLSIAMANARIHGGTIEAANGERGALFTLTLPLTQPPPADQDEDSR, from the coding sequence GTGACTGACCATCAGAGGACCCGGCGGTTCGCCACCGGGCCGTGGCGCAGGCTGCGCTCGCTGCGGGTACGGCTGATCGCGGTGTTCGCCGTGGTCGCGCTGACCACCGCCGTCTCGGCCTCCGGGATCGCGTACTGGCTGAACCGGGACGCCGTGCTCAAACGCGCCCAGGACACCGCCCTCAACGACTTCCGGGTCTCGCTCACCCGCAACGTCTCCGAGCTGCCGCTCGGCGCGACCTGCGAGGAACTGACCCGGCTCGCCGACCAGGTGGCCTCCTCCGGACTCAGCTACGACGTGCTGGTCGTCGACGACGCCCGGCCGGACTGCGTCGCCTCCTCCGAGCCCTCGCTCTACACCCTCGCCCAGGTGCCCCCGGCCCTGCGCACCGCGGTGAACAAGCAGCGCGAACTGACGGCGAGCAACCCCGACGCGTACCACCTGTACTGGCAGCGGCAGAACCTCTCGGGCCGGCCCTTCGTGATCGGCGGCACCAAGGTCGTACCGACCGGCCCGACCGCGTACATGTTCAAGTCGTTGGAGAACGAGCGGGCCGACCTCAACACCCTCGGCTGGTCGCTGGCCATCGCGACGCTGCTGGCGCTGATCGGCTCCGCGCTGCTCGCGCAGGCCGCCTCGGCGACGGTGCTGCGGCCGGTCAAGCGGCTCGGCGAGGCCGCCCGGCAACTCGGCGAAGGCCGGCTCGACACCCGGCTCGAAGTCGAGGGGGCCGACGAACTCGCCGATCTGGCCAGGACGTTCAACCGGACGGCGCAGTCACTGCACGAGCAGGTCGAGGAGTTGAGCGCGCGCGAGGCGCAGAGCCGGCGCTTTGTCGCCGACATGTCGCACGAGCTGCGCACCCCGCTGACCGCCATGACGGCGGTGACGGACATCCTGGAGGACGAGGCCGAGTCGCTGGACCCGATGATCGAGCCGGCCGTCCGGCTGGTCGTGAGCGAGACCCGGCGGCTCTCCGACCTGGTCGAGAACCTGATGGAGGTGACCCGCTTCGACGCCGGCACCGCCAGACTGGTCGCCGACGAGGTGGACATCGCCGACCTGATCATGTCCTGCATCGACGGCCGGGCCTGGTACGACGCGGTCGAGCTGGACGCCCCGCGCGGGGTGCGGGCCGTGGTGGACCCCCGCCGGCTCGACGTGGTCTTCGCCAACCTGATCGGCAACGCGCTCAAGCACGGCGGCTCGCCGGTGCGGGTCAAGGTCCGCGAGCGCGGCGAGAACGTGGTCGTCGAGGTGTCCGACAGCGGGCCCGGCATCCCCGAGGACGTGCTGCCGCACGTGTTCGACCGGTTCTACAAGGCGGACAAGGGCCGGGCCCGCTCCGAGGGCAGCGGCCTCGGCCTGTCGATCGCGATGGCCAACGCCCGGATACACGGCGGCACCATCGAGGCCGCGAACGGCGAGCGGGGCGCGCTCTTCACCCTGACCCTGCCGCTCACCCAGCCGCCCCCCGCCGATCAGGACGAGGACTCCCGTTGA
- a CDS encoding LysR family transcriptional regulator — MTYGTEGGAQAPGAPADPAPGAAAALLAPRLAQFAAVARLEHVTQAARLLGMPQPTLSRAVAAMERDLGVDLLVRQGRTVRLTRAGALLLASVERALAELERGAEAARAEADPASGRVAFGFLHTMGTDAVPALLRGFRAVQPQIRFQLVQDYTAAMLERLRAGELDLCLVSPLPEAPDLTARPLDEQRLTLVVPADHRLAARRRIRLAEVAREPFVAVEQGYGLRAITDGFCAEAGFVPRIAFEGEEAETLRGLVAAGLGVALLPPALVARPGVVELEVTAPRTRRAIGLAWATGRPLTPPVEVFRDFVLSRRGRLLDHG, encoded by the coding sequence GTGACGTACGGCACCGAAGGCGGCGCGCAGGCGCCGGGGGCGCCCGCCGATCCGGCGCCCGGCGCGGCGGCGGCGCTGCTGGCGCCCAGGCTGGCGCAGTTCGCGGCGGTGGCCCGGCTGGAGCACGTGACGCAGGCGGCGCGGCTGCTGGGCATGCCGCAGCCGACGCTGTCCAGGGCGGTGGCCGCGATGGAGCGGGATCTCGGGGTCGACCTGCTGGTCCGTCAGGGCCGCACGGTCCGCCTGACCAGGGCGGGCGCTCTGCTGCTGGCCTCGGTCGAACGGGCCCTGGCGGAGCTCGAACGGGGCGCGGAGGCAGCGCGGGCGGAGGCCGATCCGGCGAGCGGCCGGGTGGCGTTCGGCTTCCTGCACACGATGGGGACGGACGCGGTGCCGGCCCTGCTGCGCGGATTCCGGGCGGTGCAGCCGCAGATCCGCTTCCAGCTGGTGCAGGACTACACGGCGGCGATGCTGGAGCGGCTGCGCGCCGGGGAGCTGGATCTCTGTCTGGTCTCCCCGCTGCCGGAGGCACCGGACCTGACGGCCCGCCCGCTGGACGAGCAGCGGCTGACGCTGGTGGTCCCGGCGGACCACCGGCTGGCGGCCCGGCGGCGGATCCGGCTGGCCGAGGTGGCGCGGGAGCCGTTCGTGGCGGTGGAACAGGGCTACGGGCTGCGGGCGATCACGGACGGGTTCTGCGCGGAGGCCGGCTTCGTTCCGCGGATCGCCTTCGAGGGCGAGGAGGCCGAGACGCTGCGCGGGCTGGTCGCGGCCGGGTTGGGGGTGGCACTGCTGCCGCCCGCGCTGGTGGCCAGGCCCGGTGTGGTGGAGTTGGAGGTGACCGCGCCGCGCACCCGGCGGGCGATCGGGCTGGCCTGGGCGACGGGCCGGCCGCTGACGCCCCCGGTGGAGGTGTTCCGCGACTTCGTGCTGTCCCGGCGGGGGCGGCTGCTGGACCACGGTTGA
- a CDS encoding thymidine phosphorylase, producing the protein MDAPSVIRTKRDRGELTDPQIDWVIDAYTRGEVADEQMSALAMAILLNGMNLREISRWTDAMIRSGVRMDFSALPLPTSDKHSTGGVGDKITLPLAPLVAACGAAVPQLSGRGLGHTGGTLDKLESIPGWRALLSNDEMMHVLREAGAVICAAGDGLAPADKKLYALRDVTGTVEAIPLIASSIMSKKIAEGTGALVLDVKVGSGAFMKNLADAQELARTMVGLGTAAGVNTVALLTDMSTPLGLTAGNALEVRESVEVLAGGGPADVVELTLALAREMLAAAGVHGKDPADALRDGSAMDHWRRMIGAQGGDVDAPLPVAREQHVITAPASGVLTTLDAYAVGVCAWRLGAGRARKEDPVQAGAGVEMHAKPGDTVVAGAPLLTLHTDTPERYDYAIQALAGAVVVAPAGTAYTPKPIVLDRIA; encoded by the coding sequence ATGGACGCCCCCTCCGTCATCAGGACCAAGCGCGACCGCGGAGAGTTGACCGACCCGCAGATCGACTGGGTGATCGACGCCTACACCCGCGGCGAGGTCGCCGACGAGCAGATGTCCGCGCTGGCCATGGCGATCCTGCTGAACGGCATGAACCTGCGCGAGATCAGCCGCTGGACGGACGCGATGATCCGCTCCGGCGTCCGGATGGACTTCTCCGCCCTCCCACTGCCGACCTCCGACAAGCACTCCACCGGCGGCGTCGGCGACAAGATCACCCTGCCGCTCGCCCCGCTGGTCGCCGCCTGCGGCGCCGCCGTCCCGCAGCTCTCCGGCCGGGGCCTGGGCCACACCGGCGGCACCCTCGACAAGCTGGAGTCGATCCCCGGCTGGCGGGCACTGCTCTCCAACGACGAGATGATGCACGTGCTGCGCGAGGCCGGCGCGGTCATCTGCGCGGCGGGCGACGGTCTGGCCCCCGCCGACAAGAAGCTGTACGCGCTGCGCGACGTCACCGGCACGGTCGAGGCGATCCCGCTGATCGCCAGCTCGATCATGTCCAAGAAGATCGCCGAGGGCACCGGGGCGCTGGTGCTCGACGTCAAGGTCGGCTCCGGCGCCTTCATGAAGAACCTCGCCGACGCCCAGGAGCTGGCCCGCACCATGGTCGGCCTCGGCACGGCCGCCGGCGTCAACACCGTCGCCCTGCTCACCGACATGTCCACCCCGCTCGGTCTGACCGCCGGCAACGCGCTGGAGGTCCGCGAGTCCGTCGAGGTGCTGGCCGGTGGCGGCCCCGCCGACGTCGTCGAGCTGACCCTCGCGCTCGCCCGCGAGATGCTCGCCGCCGCGGGCGTCCACGGCAAGGACCCGGCCGACGCCCTGCGCGACGGCTCCGCCATGGACCACTGGCGCCGCATGATCGGCGCCCAGGGCGGCGACGTCGACGCCCCGCTGCCCGTCGCGCGTGAGCAGCACGTGATCACCGCCCCCGCCTCCGGTGTCCTCACCACCCTGGACGCGTACGCGGTGGGTGTCTGCGCCTGGCGCCTGGGCGCCGGCCGCGCCCGCAAGGAGGACCCGGTGCAGGCCGGAGCCGGTGTGGAGATGCACGCCAAGCCCGGCGACACGGTGGTGGCCGGCGCGCCGCTGCTCACCCTGCACACCGACACCCCGGAGCGCTACGACTACGCGATCCAGGCGCTGGCCGGCGCCGTCGTGGTCGCTCCGGCGGGCACGGCGTACACGCCGAAGCCGATCGTGCTGGACCGGATCGCCTGA
- a CDS encoding MFS transporter produces MPAASTGAAATTVPTGALIQPLPATAADGAPDAPGGADRRHRPGDRAFRRANLALFAAGVATFVLLYSTQGLLPVLSADLALTPGQASWTASAATLGLALGLLPASALSDRYGRTAVMTASVLAASVLALALPFAPDLGTLVVLRIVQGAALAGLPATAMAYLAEEIHPNALASAMGLYVAGNSIGGMGGRLLSGWTAAAWGWRWGLAASAAFALLAALAFRLLIPAARNFRPAPVDARALARTVTGHLRNPLLVRLYLLGMLFMAVFGAVYNTVGYRLIAEPFDLPESVAASIFVVYLVGTATSAAAGRLSGRLGRRGALYVAIGVTAAGLLLSLGDSLLATLLGLVLITGGFFAGHATASGSVGRTATHGRAQASALYLIAYYLGNSLGGTVGADAYHAVGWDGAAVVGLTAMTLAAGVTLYATRQAVRARRGMTVDTLGA; encoded by the coding sequence ATGCCAGCCGCCAGTACCGGGGCAGCCGCGACCACCGTGCCGACGGGTGCCCTCATCCAGCCGCTCCCTGCCACCGCCGCCGACGGCGCCCCCGATGCCCCGGGCGGCGCGGACCGGCGCCACCGGCCCGGCGACCGCGCGTTCCGACGCGCCAACCTCGCCCTGTTCGCCGCCGGCGTCGCGACCTTCGTCCTGCTGTACTCCACCCAGGGCCTGCTGCCGGTCCTCTCGGCCGACCTCGCCCTGACGCCCGGCCAGGCCAGCTGGACCGCCTCGGCCGCGACCCTCGGCCTGGCGCTGGGCCTGCTGCCCGCCAGCGCGCTGTCCGACCGGTACGGGCGCACCGCGGTGATGACCGCCTCGGTGCTCGCCGCCTCCGTGCTCGCCCTCGCGCTGCCCTTCGCTCCCGACCTGGGCACCCTGGTCGTGCTGCGGATCGTGCAGGGCGCCGCGCTCGCCGGCCTGCCCGCCACCGCGATGGCCTACCTCGCCGAGGAGATCCACCCCAACGCGCTGGCCTCCGCGATGGGCCTGTACGTCGCCGGCAACAGCATCGGCGGGATGGGCGGGCGACTGCTCTCCGGCTGGACCGCCGCCGCCTGGGGCTGGCGCTGGGGTCTGGCGGCCTCCGCCGCCTTCGCCCTGCTCGCCGCACTGGCCTTCCGCCTGCTGATCCCCGCCGCCCGCAACTTCCGCCCCGCGCCGGTGGACGCCCGCGCCCTCGCCCGGACCGTCACCGGACACCTGCGCAATCCGCTGCTGGTGCGGCTCTACCTGCTGGGGATGCTCTTCATGGCGGTCTTCGGCGCCGTCTACAACACCGTCGGCTACCGGCTGATCGCCGAACCGTTCGACCTGCCGGAGTCGGTCGCCGCCTCGATCTTCGTGGTCTACCTGGTCGGCACCGCCACCTCGGCCGCCGCCGGGCGGCTGTCCGGCCGGCTCGGCCGGCGCGGGGCCCTGTACGTCGCGATCGGTGTCACCGCGGCGGGCCTGCTGCTCTCGCTCGGCGACTCGCTGCTCGCCACCCTGCTCGGCCTCGTCCTGATCACCGGCGGCTTCTTCGCCGGCCACGCCACCGCCTCCGGCTCGGTGGGCCGGACCGCCACCCACGGCCGGGCCCAGGCCTCCGCGCTCTACCTGATCGCCTACTACCTCGGGAACAGCCTCGGCGGAACCGTCGGCGCCGACGCCTACCACGCGGTCGGCTGGGACGGCGCGGCCGTCGTCGGTCTCACCGCGATGACGCTGGCGGCGGGCGTGACGCTGTACGCCACCCGGCAGGCGGTCCGGGCCCGGCGCGGCATGACCGTCGACACGCTCGGGGCATGA
- a CDS encoding VanZ family protein, with amino-acid sequence MRTENEPAGRAAVPSSAPVVSRPLRTAGLVGLSLHLATVLWFVLRPLPVTWVYDTNLSPFGSVRRALAEGGGAALWRVACELLLLAPLGVLLPLAGGRARAPWLPSFLRVAGLSAVLATALEFLASSVPGHVLDVDHILLGVLGACSVHLAVVPAGRALLRRHAVRVRVPAPARPRPPVQAPAPPPVPGARPAPLPVYGRPAPRAR; translated from the coding sequence GTGCGGACCGAGAACGAGCCGGCCGGACGGGCGGCGGTTCCGTCGTCCGCCCCCGTGGTGTCCCGGCCGCTGCGGACGGCGGGTCTGGTCGGCCTCTCGCTCCACCTGGCGACGGTCCTCTGGTTCGTCCTGCGGCCACTGCCGGTGACCTGGGTGTACGACACCAATCTGAGCCCGTTCGGGTCGGTCCGCCGGGCGCTGGCCGAGGGCGGCGGCGCCGCGCTGTGGCGGGTGGCCTGCGAGCTGCTGCTGCTGGCCCCGCTCGGGGTGCTGCTCCCGCTGGCGGGCGGGCGGGCGCGGGCGCCCTGGCTGCCCTCGTTCCTGCGGGTCGCGGGCCTGTCCGCGGTCCTGGCCACCGCATTGGAGTTCCTCGCCTCCTCGGTGCCCGGTCACGTGCTGGACGTCGACCACATCCTGCTGGGCGTGCTCGGCGCCTGCTCCGTCCATCTCGCCGTCGTGCCGGCCGGGCGGGCGCTGCTGCGCCGCCACGCGGTACGCGTTCGCGTCCCCGCACCCGCGCGGCCCCGCCCGCCCGTGCAGGCGCCGGCTCCGCCGCCGGTGCCCGGCGCCCGCCCGGCGCCGCTGCCGGTCTACGGCCGTCCGGCTCCCCGGGCCCGCTGA
- a CDS encoding ATP-binding protein produces MSDSPLNPVPPARALVILLSGPSGSGKSSLAERSGLPVLQLDDFYKDGDDPTLPLLTDGAVDWDSPLSWHREQAVAAIRQLAESGRADVPVYSIPDNGRAGTHTLDLAGAPAFIAEGIFAAELVGRCAADGLLGDAICLRNRPLTTAWRRLRRDVREGRKSLPVLVRRGWRLMRAEQDIVARQVGLGAYACPGPEAGRRVGAVAAARPQNLPVSA; encoded by the coding sequence GTGAGTGACTCCCCGCTGAACCCCGTGCCGCCGGCCCGTGCCCTGGTGATCCTGCTCTCCGGGCCGTCCGGGTCGGGGAAGTCCTCACTGGCCGAGCGGAGCGGGCTTCCCGTGCTCCAGCTCGACGACTTCTACAAGGACGGCGACGACCCCACGCTGCCGCTGCTCACCGACGGCGCCGTCGACTGGGACTCCCCGCTCTCCTGGCACCGCGAGCAGGCCGTGGCGGCCATCCGACAGCTCGCCGAGTCCGGCCGCGCGGACGTCCCGGTCTACTCGATCCCCGACAACGGCCGGGCGGGCACGCACACCCTCGATCTGGCCGGGGCGCCCGCGTTCATCGCCGAGGGCATCTTCGCGGCCGAACTGGTCGGGCGCTGCGCGGCCGACGGCCTGCTCGGTGACGCGATCTGCCTGCGCAACCGCCCGCTGACCACCGCCTGGCGACGGCTGCGCCGGGACGTCCGCGAGGGACGCAAGTCGCTGCCCGTCCTGGTACGCCGTGGCTGGCGTCTGATGCGCGCCGAGCAGGACATCGTGGCCCGACAGGTGGGTCTGGGCGCGTACGCCTGCCCCGGGCCGGAGGCGGGGCGCCGCGTCGGCGCGGTGGCCGCCGCCCGCCCGCAGAACCTGCCCGTCAGCGCCTGA
- a CDS encoding aldehyde dehydrogenase family protein: MSETSTRLDVLKTYKLYVGGKFPRSESGRVYEVTDSNGQWLANAPLGTRKDTRDAVLAARAAVKGWSGTTAYNRGQVLYRVAEMLQGRREQFSAEVAAAENIGAKKATALVDAAIDRWVWYAGWTDKVAQIAGNGNPVAGPFFNLSVPEPSGVVGVVAPQAGYGHSFLGLVSVIAPAIATGNTVVVAAAADAPLPALSLGEVLATSDLPGGVVNIISGRTEDIAPTLASHQDVNGLDLTGAIASDGSGAAAGLEASAADTLKRVIRPELDPFAQDWTDAPGTDRLLSFLETKTVWHPIGI, encoded by the coding sequence ATGTCTGAGACCAGCACGCGACTTGACGTCCTCAAGACCTACAAGCTGTACGTCGGCGGGAAGTTCCCGCGCTCCGAGAGCGGGCGGGTGTACGAGGTGACCGACAGCAACGGCCAGTGGCTGGCCAACGCCCCGCTCGGCACCCGCAAGGACACCCGCGACGCCGTGCTCGCCGCCCGCGCGGCCGTCAAGGGCTGGTCGGGCACCACCGCGTACAACCGCGGCCAGGTGCTCTACCGGGTCGCCGAGATGCTCCAGGGCCGGCGTGAGCAGTTCTCCGCCGAGGTCGCCGCCGCGGAGAACATCGGCGCCAAGAAGGCCACCGCGCTGGTGGACGCCGCGATCGACCGCTGGGTCTGGTACGCGGGCTGGACGGACAAGGTCGCCCAGATCGCCGGCAACGGCAACCCTGTCGCCGGACCGTTCTTCAACCTGTCGGTGCCCGAGCCGAGCGGCGTGGTCGGCGTGGTCGCGCCGCAGGCCGGGTACGGGCACTCGTTCCTCGGCCTGGTATCGGTGATCGCGCCCGCCATCGCCACCGGCAACACCGTCGTGGTGGCGGCCGCCGCCGACGCGCCGCTGCCCGCCCTCTCGCTGGGCGAGGTGCTGGCCACCTCCGACCTGCCCGGCGGTGTCGTCAACATCATCTCGGGCCGTACCGAGGACATCGCGCCGACCCTGGCGTCCCACCAGGACGTCAACGGGCTCGACCTCACCGGTGCCATCGCCTCCGACGGCTCCGGCGCGGCGGCCGGGCTGGAGGCCTCCGCCGCGGATACGCTGAAGCGGGTGATTCGCCCGGAGCTGGACCCGTTCGCCCAGGACTGGACCGATGCGCCCGGAACCGACCGGCTACTCTCGTTCCTGGAGACCAAAACGGTCTGGCACCCGATCGGGATCTGA
- a CDS encoding SigE family RNA polymerase sigma factor: protein MRGCAHSTGGNTVGRRVGGVGRTGELYGIGRRGNAADSANTLTLRGVLPVRVEGKDAPGGTGSGLRTFGSGEPDGRAAAGATLLRLSPAVERTGEGVQGDAQGEHPAVAEDHITEFTAYVRERRASLYATAYHLTGDRYEAEDLLQSALFSTYRAWGRITDKAAVGGYLRRTMTNLHISAWRRRKLNEYPTEELPEAVGDTDAMGGTELRAVLWQALAKLPENQRTMLVLRYYEGKTDPEIADVLGISVGTVKSSIWRALRRLRDDEHLNRTGDTAHAFGELVA from the coding sequence GTGCGGGGGTGCGCACACAGCACCGGTGGGAACACTGTCGGGCGCCGCGTGGGGGGCGTCGGCAGGACGGGGGAGCTGTACGGGATCGGCCGGCGGGGGAACGCGGCCGACTCCGCCAACACCCTCACGCTGCGGGGAGTCCTCCCCGTACGCGTCGAGGGCAAGGACGCCCCGGGGGGTACGGGGAGCGGCCTGCGGACGTTCGGTTCGGGGGAGCCGGACGGCCGCGCGGCCGCAGGTGCGACGCTGCTGCGGTTGTCTCCCGCGGTGGAGCGCACCGGCGAAGGCGTGCAGGGAGACGCGCAGGGGGAGCACCCGGCCGTCGCGGAGGACCACATCACGGAGTTCACCGCGTACGTGCGCGAGCGCCGCGCCTCCCTGTACGCCACCGCCTACCACCTGACCGGTGACCGCTACGAGGCCGAGGACCTGCTGCAGAGCGCGCTCTTCAGCACCTACCGGGCCTGGGGCCGGATCACCGACAAGGCCGCGGTCGGGGGCTACCTCCGCCGCACCATGACCAACCTGCACATCTCCGCGTGGCGGCGGCGCAAGCTGAACGAGTACCCGACCGAGGAGCTGCCGGAGGCGGTCGGCGACACGGACGCGATGGGCGGCACCGAGCTGCGCGCCGTGCTCTGGCAGGCGCTGGCCAAGCTGCCGGAGAACCAGCGCACGATGCTGGTGCTGCGCTACTACGAGGGCAAGACCGACCCGGAGATCGCCGACGTGCTCGGCATCAGCGTCGGCACCGTCAAGAGCAGCATCTGGCGCGCCCTGCGCCGGCTGCGCGACGACGAGCACCTGAACCGCACCGGTGACACCGCGCACGCCTTCGGCGAGCTGGTGGCGTAA
- a CDS encoding adenosine deaminase — translation MEKQIPAAAGTTGPRIPTPDQIARAPKVLLHDHLDGGLRPETVVELAAACGYEGLPTTDPAKLGLWFREAADSGSLVRYLETFAHTCAVMQTREALVKVAADCAEDLAADGVVYAEVRYAPEQHLEGGLTLDEVVEAVNEGFRLGEADARAAGHRIRVAALLTAMRHAARSQEIAELANRYRDHGVVGFDIAGAEAGHPPTRHQGAFDYLKGENNHFTIHAGEAFGLPSIWEALQCCGADRLGHGVRIIDDITVAEDGGVELGRLAAYVRDKRIPLEMCPTSNLQTAAASSYAEHPIGLLSRLKFRVTVNTDNRLMSGTSMSREFGHLVEAFGYRLGDMEWFTVNAMKSAFLPFDERLAMINDVIKPGYAELKAEWLFSVGD, via the coding sequence ATGGAGAAGCAGATCCCCGCCGCCGCGGGCACCACCGGCCCCCGCATCCCCACCCCCGACCAGATCGCCCGTGCTCCGAAGGTGCTGCTGCACGACCACCTCGACGGTGGACTGCGGCCCGAGACCGTCGTCGAGCTGGCCGCCGCGTGCGGGTACGAGGGGCTTCCCACCACCGACCCCGCCAAGCTCGGGCTCTGGTTCCGCGAGGCCGCCGACTCCGGCTCCCTGGTCCGCTACCTGGAGACCTTCGCGCACACCTGCGCCGTGATGCAGACCCGCGAGGCGCTGGTCAAGGTCGCCGCCGACTGCGCCGAGGATCTCGCCGCGGACGGTGTGGTCTACGCCGAGGTCCGCTACGCCCCCGAACAGCACCTGGAGGGCGGCCTCACCCTGGACGAGGTCGTCGAGGCGGTCAACGAGGGCTTCCGGCTCGGCGAGGCCGACGCCCGCGCGGCCGGCCACCGGATCCGGGTCGCCGCCCTGCTCACCGCGATGCGGCACGCCGCCCGCTCGCAGGAGATCGCCGAGCTGGCGAACCGCTACCGGGACCACGGCGTGGTCGGTTTCGACATCGCCGGCGCCGAGGCGGGCCACCCGCCGACCCGCCACCAGGGCGCGTTCGACTACCTCAAGGGTGAGAACAACCACTTCACCATCCACGCCGGCGAGGCCTTCGGGCTGCCGTCCATCTGGGAGGCCCTGCAGTGCTGCGGCGCCGACCGACTCGGCCACGGCGTGCGGATCATCGACGACATCACGGTGGCCGAGGACGGCGGCGTCGAGCTCGGCCGGCTCGCCGCGTACGTGCGCGACAAGCGCATCCCGCTGGAGATGTGTCCGACCTCCAACCTCCAGACGGCGGCGGCGTCCTCCTACGCCGAGCACCCGATTGGCCTGCTCAGCCGCCTGAAGTTCCGGGTCACCGTCAACACCGACAACCGGCTGATGAGCGGTACCAGCATGAGCAGGGAGTTCGGCCACCTGGTGGAGGCGTTCGGCTACCGGCTGGGCGACATGGAGTGGTTCACCGTCAACGCGATGAAGTCGGCGTTCCTGCCCTTCGACGAGCGGCTCGCGATGATCAACGACGTGATCAAGCCGGGTTACGCCGAGCTCAAGGCGGAGTGGCTGTTCAGCGTCGGCGACTGA